In Gossypium arboreum isolate Shixiya-1 chromosome 5, ASM2569848v2, whole genome shotgun sequence, a single genomic region encodes these proteins:
- the LOC108450173 gene encoding kinesin-like protein KIN-13B isoform X1, translating to MEPTTPPFSSLPSSQRKNGEESPSDFSPGPIDLHSFVTELLPEVRKRPLNKKVLARNKEDIMETISNSLVVHETKLKVELTEYLEQHEFVFDAVLKEEVSNDEVFLLSREWKNLYYEATSP from the exons ATGGAGCCTACgactcctccatttagttctcTACCGTCAAGCCAGAGGAAGAATGGTGAAGAGTCACCTAGTGACTTTAGTCCTGGTCCCATAGATCTGCATTCTTTTGTTACGGAGCTTCTGCCTGAG GTGCGCAAAAGACCTCTTAATAAAAAGGTGTTAGCAAGGAATAAGGAAGATATTATGGAGACAATTTCCAATTCTCTAGTAGTCCATGAGACTAAACTTAAG GTTGAGCTAACAGAGTACTTGGAGCAGCATGAATTTGTTTTTGATGCTGTGCTGAAGGAGGAGGTCTCAAATGATGAG GTATTTCTCTTGTCCAGGGAGTGGAAAAACCTATACTATGAAGCCACTTCCCCTTAA
- the LOC108450547 gene encoding 60S ribosomal protein L37-3 — MGKGTGSFGKRRNKTHTLCVRCGRRSFHLQKSRCSACAFPAARKRTYNWSVKAIRRKTTGTGRMRYLRHVPRRFKTGFREGTEAAPRKKVAAASA; from the exons ATG GGAAAGGGAACAGGGAGTTTTGGTAAAAGAAGGAACAAGACCCACACTCTCTGCGTTAGATGTGGCCGCCGTAGCTTCCATCTCCAGAAGAGCCGTTGCTCTGCCTGTGCTTTCCCTGCTGCTCGTAAGAGGACAT ATAACTGGAGTGTGAAGGCAATCAGAAGAAAGACCACTGGAACCGGTAGGATGAGGTATCTGCGCCATGTCCCTCGCAGGTTCAAGACTGGTTTCAGAGAAG GTACTGAAGCAGCACCGAGGAAGAAGGTTGCAGCAGCTTCTGCTTGA
- the LOC108450173 gene encoding kinesin-like protein KIN-13B isoform X2, whose product MEPTTPPFSSLPSSQRKNGEESPSDFSPGPIDLHSFVTELLPEVRKRPLNKKVLARNKEDIMETISNSLVVHETKLKVELTEYLEQHEFVFDAVLKEEVSNDEGVEKPIL is encoded by the exons ATGGAGCCTACgactcctccatttagttctcTACCGTCAAGCCAGAGGAAGAATGGTGAAGAGTCACCTAGTGACTTTAGTCCTGGTCCCATAGATCTGCATTCTTTTGTTACGGAGCTTCTGCCTGAG GTGCGCAAAAGACCTCTTAATAAAAAGGTGTTAGCAAGGAATAAGGAAGATATTATGGAGACAATTTCCAATTCTCTAGTAGTCCATGAGACTAAACTTAAG GTTGAGCTAACAGAGTACTTGGAGCAGCATGAATTTGTTTTTGATGCTGTGCTGAAGGAGGAGGTCTCAAATGATGAG GGAGTGGAAAAACCTATACTATGA
- the LOC108450576 gene encoding pyridoxal 5'-phosphate synthase-like subunit PDX1.2, protein MAEDGAVTLYKATSITDAKKNSFSIKAGLAQMLRGGAIVEVSTLNQAKIAEEADACCLVITEPNCQGISCMPDPSIIKQIKRCVLIPVMARSRVGHFVEAQILERVGIDYIDESEVLAIADENNFINKHNFGCPFVCGCKNLGDALRRVREGAAMIRTQGALLGTGNIAETVKNVRSVMGEIRILNNMDEDEVFAFSKEIAAPYDLVAQTKQMGRLPVVHFAAGGIVTPADAALMMQLGCDGVFVGSEVFDNGSDPYKRVRGIVEAVRHYNDPHVLVENSCGLEEEMAGLNVSEETMEPFGEGGA, encoded by the coding sequence ATGGCAGAGGACGGAGCCGTAACACTCTACAAAGCCACGTCCATAACCGACGCCAAGAAGAACTCCTTCTCTATCAAAGCGGGGCTTGCCCAAATGCTCCGTGGCGGCGCCATTGTCGAAGTCTCAACCCTCAACCAAGCAAAAATTGCCGAGGAAGCCGATGCCTGTTGTTTAGTCATCACCGAACCCAACTGCCAAGGCATTTCGTGCATGCCGGATCCTTCGATCATCAAACAAATAAAACGCTGCGTATTAATCCCCGTTATGGCTCGTTCCCGGGTCGGCCACTTCGTCGAAGCCCAGATTCTCGAACGAGTAGGAATCGATTACATCGATGAAAGCGAGGTTTTAGCAATAGCCGATGAAAATAATTTCATTAACAAGCATAATTTCGGATGCCCTTTCGTTTGCGGCTGCAAGAACCTAGGGGATGCGTTAAGGAGAGTGAGGGAAGGAGCTGCCATGATTAGAACGCAGGGGGCCTTGTTGGGGACTGGTAACATCGCTGAAACGGTTAAAAACGTCAGGTCTGTGATGGGTGAAATCAGGATTCTAAATAACATGGATGAAGATGAAGTTTTCGCGTTTTCGAAGGAAATTGCTGCCCCTTATGATCTGGTTGCCCAAACCAAGCAAATGGGGAGACTACCAGTGGTGCATTTTGCTGCTGGTGGAATTGTAACTCCGGCAGATGCTGCATTGATGATGCAGTTGGGGTGTGATGGTGTCTTTGTGGGATCAGAAGTGTTTGACAATGGCTCGGATCCGTATAAGCGTGTTCGGGGAATTGTGGAAGCAGTTAGGCATTACAATGATCCTCATGTTTTAGTAGAAAATAGTTGTGGATTGGAGGAGGAAATGGCGGGCCTGAATGTCAGTGAGGAGACGATGGAACCCTTTGGAGAAGGAGGAGCTTGA
- the LOC108450519 gene encoding uncharacterized protein LOC108450519 — translation MEATRGRETTGLLDKILPPRLEDAGLEDCALPPDSIHEAFLKAASAIKSRAANIFHSDDEDEVERGCLDDPFLDKSKCSSDVLVSPPCPDMSDALVVGGGSPDPTSDAVEGCVKEKGCGKEVEEGKDMVTVGGDGGEAADGKGCLDDELKGMKIKGEEKKKKNQNLEDDDEREKEKPILVEGFV, via the coding sequence ATGGAAGCAACGAGAGGACGAGAAACCACAGGGTTACTAGACAAGATCCTCCCTCCACGCCTGGAAGACGCCGGACTCGAGGATTGCGCTCTTCCGCCAGATTCCATACACGAGGCCTTTCTCAAAGCCGCTTCCGCCATCAAGTCTCGAGCAGCCAACATCTTCCACTCTGATGATGAAGATGAAGTTGAACGCGGATGCTTAGATGACCCATTTCTTGACAAGAGTAAGTGCTCCTCCGATGTTCTTGTTTCGCCACCGTGTCCCGACATGTCTGACGCCTTAGTGGTTGGCGGAGGGTCGCCGGATCCAACCTCGGACGCTGTGGAGGGCTGCGTAAAGGAAAAGGGATGCGGTAAAGAGGTAGAGGAGGGTAAGGATATGGTGACTGTGGGTGGTGATGGTGGAGAAGCCGCGGATGGGAAGGGTTGTTTAGATGATGAGCTCAAGGGTATGAAGATTAAGGgtgaagagaaaaagaagaagaatcaAAATCTGGAGGATGATGATGAGAGGGAAAAGGAAAAACCAATTCTGGTTGAGGGTTTTGTGTAA
- the LOC108452154 gene encoding uncharacterized protein LOC108452154: MLVMESTQKTKNIFHKSVDNLKSFFFVGYQKLSKPTLPDPFSCTGCSRRKGQKDRSLADFCKGWEVGVEESRMGKKDAIISMSLKEQMREEEEEECNGSLMNFSDTSVVKNRKENGGKEEKKKVRSSKLSKGEEQYYYNRNGEGSYALAQKMKELEMMDVGDMEHVLDVEEALHYYSRLKSPVYLSIVDKFFMDMYSEFSLPQASASISRSKRRFGSIRL; this comes from the coding sequence ATGCTGGTGATGGAATCCACACAAAAGACCAAGAACATTTTCCACAAATCAGTTGACAACCTTAAATCTTTCTTCTTTGTAGGATACCAGAAGCTGTCCAAACCAACCCTCCCAGACCCCTTCTCATGCACTGGTTGCAGCAGGAGGAAAGGCCAAAAAGATCGATCCTTGGCAGACTTTTGTAAGGGCTGGGAAGTTGGTGTAGAGGAATCAAGGATggggaagaaagatgccatcatATCCATGTCGTTGAAAGAACAAATgagggaagaagaagaagaagaatgtaATGGAAGCTTGATGAACTTTTCAGATACGAGTGTAGTGAAGAACAGAAAGGAAAATGGAGGAaaagaggagaaaaagaaagtGAGAAGCTCAAAACTGAGCAAAGGGGAGGAACAGTACTATTACAACAGAAATGGAGAAGGAAGTTATGCATTGGCTCAAAAGATGAAAGAGCTGGAGATGATGGATGTTGGTGATATGGAACATGTATTGGATGTTGAAGAAGCACTCCATTATTATTCTCGACTTAAAAGTCCGGTCTATCTTTCAATCGTCGACAAGTTCTTCATGGATATGTACTCAGAATTCTCTCTTCCACAGGCCTCTGCCAGCATCAGCCGTTCGAAGCGAAGATTTGGGTCGATTCGGCTGTAG